From Oncorhynchus tshawytscha isolate Ot180627B linkage group LG11, Otsh_v2.0, whole genome shotgun sequence, the proteins below share one genomic window:
- the LOC112261539 gene encoding MAP3K12-binding inhibitory protein 1 has product MADRMKLNDENGVCDKQRGNVAITSSCKEISSYRDSMLILLNLLTDFGSELKLGEAALKISASLDTVDVASLQPTRHVFTCLQQHISKLQSVSDNLRVLVEAEDQSSSSKSNKDETTSTLSSEEMTIDSPPILPAAQPTRPEVEEEGKLQVDDLSIQIRANKSEIDRRISAFIERKQLEINENNVREFCNVIDCNQEDSCARTDAVFTPYPGFKSHVKVTRVVNTYGPQTRRGGGLGGGALGEAEEQQRAMVSRDCGNPAIEERLHNIETHLKLPTEGPVPLSVYQRLKKLEDRILELEGLSPEYFQSSYLHKRPKTSMSQVCSLSELDVKISAVKAALLKRMGEFGPVEYDTECPL; this is encoded by the exons ATGGCGGACAGGATGAAGTTGAATGACGAAAACGGTGTGTGCGATAAACAAAGGGGAAATGTTGCCATAACGTCTTCTTGCAAGGAAATATCAAGCTACAGAGACAGTATGTTAATTCTTTTGAATCTGCTCACAGACTTCGGGAGTGAG CTGAAATTGGGTGAAGCTGCACTGAAAATCAGCGCCAGCTTAGACACAGTGGATGTGGCATCTCTTCAACCTACTCGTCATGTGTTCACCTGTCTTCAGCAACACATCTCCAAACTACAG TCAGTTTCAGACAACCTGAGGGTCCTGGTGGAGGCAGAAGACCAGTCCTCGTCTTCAAAGAGCAACAAGGATGAAACCACTAGCACACTCTCTTCTGAAGAGATGACCATAGACTCGCCACCCATTCTACCTGCAGCTCAGCCAACCCGgccagaggtagaggaggagggcaaGTTGCAGGTTGATGACCTCAGCATTCAGATCAGAGCCAACAAATCCGAG ATTGATAGGAGGATATCTGCATTTATAGAGCGAAAGCAGCTGGAGATCAATGAAAACAACGTGAGGGAGTTCTGCAACGTGATCGACTGCAATCAGG AAGACAGCTGTGCCAGAACAGATGCAGTATTCACACCCTACCCAGGCTTCAAAAGTCATGTTAAAG TGACTCGTGTGGTGAACACCTACGGGCCTCAGACTCGTAGAGGGGGAGGGTTAGGAGGAGGCGCCTTGGGGGAGGCTGAGGAGCAGCAGAGGGCCATGGTGTCTAGAGACTGTGGGAATCCAGCCATAGAGGAACGCCTGCACAACATCGAGACACACCTAAAGCTCCCAACAG AGGGTCCAGTGCCTTTAAGTGTGTACCAGAGGCTGAAGAAGCTTGAAGATCGGATCCTGGAGTTGGAGGGACTTTCCCCGGAGTACTTCCAGTCT AGTTACCTACACAAGCGACCAAAGACATCAATGTCTCAG GTCTGTAGTCTGTCGGAGCTGGATGTGAAGATCAGTGCTGTCAAAGCGGCCTTGCTGAAGAGGATGGGGGAATTTGGGCCGGTAGAGTACGACACCGAGTGTCCACTCTGA